From the Ciona intestinalis chromosome 2, KH, whole genome shotgun sequence genome, one window contains:
- the LOC100179731 gene encoding b(0,+)-type amino acid transporter 1-like, producing MAKRIEVEENEGFRLKQKIGFWGGVAIVTSAMIGSGIFVSPGGVINAVHGSVGLSMVIWVVCGMVVALSALCYCELGAALKESGGDYANFELAYGKVVAYMYIMTLIFMDVGSGIGLQVFAAYLISGFIGTGCKAPEVFIKVVSCLLLLSLTILNSRSVRSVVKIEIVFTVGKFLAMFLIGIGGIIRLVNGDPVGNENLQNAFTDKTMAGITPGDIALAFYQGMFSYGGWSVLNTIAEEITDVKKNLPRASLFSLFIVTIMYLIVNIGYFSVLSAEEMMTSPAVAVSFADKVLGPMAWIIPFTVCVSTLGNQNGACLLRGRLPFVAARRGHLPKIFSMIHVKYFTPVPSLILNAIFGVIYILCGDVQFLINAMGFVQWTVYGLSAASLLILRYKKPDMPRPYRVPIVIPILTCILCTLFVILPMIEKPNVFYFVAIGFYVMSWISYYVFMVKKQTLPGMKTVTLLLQKLLLVAETDYYERDV from the exons ATGGCTAAACGTATCGAAGTTGAGGAAAATGAAGGatttcgtttaaaacaaaagatcGGATTTTGGGGCGGCGTAGCTATAGTTACCAGCGCGATGATTGGTTCTGGTATTTTCGTATCGCCCGGTGGTGTTATCAATGCTGTGCATGGCAGTGTTGGGCTCAGTATGGTTATATGGGTGGTGTGTGGAATGGTTGTCGCTCTATCTGCTCTTTGCTATTGTGAGTTAGGTGCAGCACTGAAAGAATCCGGCGGAGATTACGCTAACTTTGAACTTGCGTATGGAAAAGTGGTAGCGTACATGTATATTATGACGCTCATATTTATGGACGTCGGCAGCGGTATAGGCTTACAAGTCTTCGCCGCTTATCTCATCAGTGGATTTATTGGGACTGGATGTAAAGCACCTGAGGTCTTCATTAAAGTCGTTTCCTGCTTGCTCTTATTAAGCCTTACCATTCTAAACAGCAGAAGTGTGCGATCAGTAGTGAAGATCGAAATAGTTTTCACAGTTGGTAAGTTTCTGGCTATGTTCTTGATCGGCATTGGTGGCATAATACGTCTTGTGAATGGGGATCCAGTGGGCAATGAGAACCTGCAGAATGCGTTTACTGACAAGACTATGGCAGGTATTACACCAGGCGATATCGCGCTTGCATTTTACCAGGGTATGTTTTCATACGGCGGGTGGAGTGTGCTGAATACAATTGCAGAAGAAATAACAGACGTTAAGAAGAATCTACCGAGAGCGTCGTTGTTTTCCCTCTTTATCGTCACCATTATGTATCTGATTGTAAACATTGGATATTTTTCAG TACTCTCTGCTGAGgaaatgatgacgtcaccagcgGTCGCTGTTTCGTTTGCCGACAAAGTCttaggacccatggcatggATTATCCCTTTTACTGTGTGTGTATCGACATTGGGCAACCAAAACGGTGCTTGTCTTTTACGAGGAAGGTTGCCGTTCGTCGCTGCTAGAAGAGGGCACTTGCCAAAa ATATTTTCAATGATTCACGTCAAGTACTTCACTCCTGTCCCCTCACTTATTCTCAACGCCATATTcggtgtaatatatatattatgtggtgACGTTCAATTCTTGATAAACGCTATGGGCTTTGTGCAGTGGACAGTGTATGGCCTCAGTGCAGCAAGCCTTTTAATACTTAGATATAAAAAGCCAGATATGCCAAGACCCTACCGG gtCCCAATTGTCATTCCAATTCTAACCTGCATACTCTGCACCTTGTTTGTCATACTGCCGATGATTGAAAAGCCAAACGTCTTCTACTTTGTTGCCATCGGTTTCTATGTAATGTCATGGATAAGTTACTACGTATTCATGGTGAAAAAGCAAACACTACCGGGAATGAAAACTGTTACCTTGTTGCTGCAAAAACTTTTGTTGGTGGCAGAGACTGATTACTATGAAAGAGATGTTTAA
- the LOC100177387 gene encoding large neutral amino acids transporter small subunit 2-like: protein MSTKGENENIPGERLELKKKIGFWGAVAFMTSATVGSGIFVSPGGVVSAVHGSVGLSMVVWVTCGLVALLSALCYCELGVSIKASGGDYANFQLAYGRPVAYMYIVSMSLLEVSAGITLQVFVQYLLSGFFGTNCALSESLTKTAAICVLLVIVFMNYRSVRSVVNFEIVFTVGKFLCMGIISIVGIVQLIKGNEVGTENFKEAFSLDTLQEVAAGDIALAIYQGIFSYNGWMVLNFVMEEIIDVEENLPKAVMFSLSLITLTYLCVNVGYFSVLTVQELATSPAVAVTFANKVLGPMAWIIPVTVCVSTLGNQNAAAFLRSRFPFVAARSGMLPKIFTMIHVKFHTPGPALILTTMTSVGFILIGDVYTL, encoded by the exons ATGTCGACGAAAggagaaaatgaaaatattccTGGGGAAAGGTTGGagctaaaaaagaaaatcggATTCTGGGGGGCGGTTGCTTTTATGACGAGTGCTACGGTTGGTTCCGGTATTTTTGTATCTCCTGGTGGTGTTGTTAGTGCTGTGCATGGCAGCGTTGGTCTAAGTATGGTCGTATGGGTGACTTGTGGGTTGGTGGCCCTTTTGTCTGCACTTTGTTATTGTGAGCTCGGTGTCTCTATAAAGGCGTCGGGCGGTGACTATGCAAACTTTCAACTTGCTTATGGTCGACCTGTAGCTTACATGTATATCGTTTCCATGTCGTTATTAGAAGTGAGTGCTGGAATCACCTTACAAGTATTTGTACAATATCTGCTCAGCGGTTTCTTTGGTACAAACTGTGCACTTTCTGAGAGCTTAACCAAAACTGCAGCAATATGTGTGCTACTGGTTATTGTGTTCATGAACTACAGAAGTGTTCGATCCGTTGTAAACTTTGAAATCGTATTCACCGTCGGTAAATTTCTGTGTATGGGCATTATCAGCATCGTAGGAATCGTTCAACTTATTAAAGGAAATGAAGTGGGGACAGAAAACTTTAAAGAGGCTTTTTCACTCGACACGTTGCAAGAAGTTGCGGCAGGAGACATTGCCCTTGCCATCTACCAGGGCATATTTTCTTATAACGGATGGATGGTTTTAAATTTCGTAATGGAAGAAATAATAGATGTAGAGGAAAACCTACCAAAAGCTGTAATGTTCTCGCTTAGTCTTATCACATTGACCTACCTTTGTGTAAACGTCGGATATTTTTCAG ttttgaCAGTGCAGGAACTAGCTACATCGCCAGCAGTAGCAGTGACATTTGCAAACAAAGTCTTGGGTCCCATGGCTTGGATTATTCCTGTCACAGTGTGCGTGTCAACGCTCGGCAACCAAAACGCCGCAGCTTTTCTTCGGTCTCGGTTCCCATTTGTAGCAGCAAGAAGTGGCATGTTACCCAAA ATTTTTACGATGATTCACGTAAAGTTCCACACTCCTGGCCCTGCACTTATACTGACCACGATGACGAGCGTTGGTTTCATACTGATTGGAGATGTTTATACACTTTGA
- the LOC100175050 gene encoding protocadherin-16-like isoform X2 encodes MGHVLKYAEIKAPNHKLALTYWLLGVVVLFQHTIQCQAQESVVLNFTVLENATVGTEVGRLAAIEQSGYYITSEESNPFIVYFDRVVVENQGIIRTIKELDHETHSSFDVAIYDSIANQYFEVQILVTDVNDHAPTFNQGELSLIISEASQVGAKYNLGTATDPDSDPYNVQGYKLLSGVQDQAFRLNNRHINGQVYVDLIVNRTLNREHVSNYSFTVEAFDGDVPPRTGTLQVHISISDVNDNPPIFDLSRYTVMLKENAAVGTDVITLNATDEDTGLNALITYRIDRTQSDPNAVFEIESENGRIYLNKQLDFEQKVLHKLVVEAVDNGSQPQVGSTVVIVEIGDVNDNKPQINVIFLDAGEAKVSEGAQPGDYIARVSVSDPDLGELSHVNVTLDGGNGRFGLQMENSVIYLVCVKERLDRETQSSYHITLTAVDFGSPPQSTSTSFTLTVEDVNDNPPKFASDLVEVELSQNSFLGTFVTQVSTTDADIGVNAEVTYRLDDSPQSAWLDINPDSGLITTSRSLDSVSGSSFTVLVWATDKGTPALSSNTTLMLRISDAVDSPPRFDVSSYTASISEAFDVGRCFLKNRYPVIQI; translated from the exons ATGGGTCATGTTCTGAAATATGCTGAAATCAAAGCACCCAATCATAAACTCGCATTGACATATTGGCTGTTGGGGGTTGTTGTGTTATTTCAACACACCATTCAGTGCCAAGCACAGGAATCTGTTGTCCTGAATTTCACTGTATTGGAAAATGCAACTGTGGGTACTGAAGTGGGTAGACTTGCAGCAATTGAGCAAAGTGGATATTACATTACTTCGGAAGAAAGCAATCCTTTTATAGTGTATTTTGACCGGGTTGTTGTGGAAAATCAAGGAATTATTCGAACGATAAAAGAGCTTGACCATGAAACTCACAGCTCATTTGATGTTGCAATCTATGACAGCATTGCAAATCAGTATTTTGAG GTACAAATTCTTGTGACGGATGTAAATGACCATGCGCCAACATTTAATCAGGGAGAGCTGAGTCTTATTATATCTGAAGCTAGTCAAGTTGGTGCCAAGTACAATTTGGGAACTGCAACTGACCCGGACTCGGACCCATACAATGTGCAGGGATATAAACTCTTGTCAGGGGTGCAGGACCAAGCATTTCGGTTAAACAATCGACATATAAACGGACAGGTGTATGTGGATTTAATTGTCAATCGGACGTTAAACAGAGAACATGTGTCAAATTACTCATTTACTGTTGAGGCCTTTGATGGTGATGTACCGCCCAGAACTGGAACTCTGCAGGTTCATATCAGTATCTCTGATGTAAATGACAATCCTCCTATATTTGACTTGAGTCGATATACAGTAATGTTGAAGGAGAATGCAGCAGTTGGTACAGATGTGATTACCCTTAATGCTACAGATGAGGACACAGGGTTAAACGCTTTGATCACATACCGCATTGACCGAACCCAGAGTGATCCAAATGCAGTATTTGAGATCGAGAGTGAAAATGGGCGGATCTACCTCAACAAACAGCTTGATTTTGAGCAAAAAGTTCTTCATAAGTTGGTAGTGGAAGCTGTGGATAATGGTTCGCAACCCCAAGTTGGCTCCACAGTTGTCATTGTTGAAATTGGTGATGTAAATGACAACAAACCACAAATTAATGTCATTTTTCTCGATGCTGGGGAAGCAAAG GTGTCAGAGGGAGCACAGCCGGGTGATTACATAGCCAGGGTGTCCGTCTCAGATCCGGACCTCGGTGAATTGAGCCACGTTAATGTCACTCTGGACGGTGGAAATGGAAG GTTTGGGCTGCAGATGGAAAACAGTGTGATATATCTGGTTTGCGTGAAAGAGCGATTAGACAGAGAAACTCAATCATCGTATCATATTACGTTGACTGCCGTCGATTTTGGCAG CCCTCCCCAATCGACGTCTACATCGTTCACGTTGACAGTTGAAGATGTAAACGACAATCCACCTAAGTTTGCAAGTGATCTGGTAGAGGTCGAACTTTCGCAAAATTCTTTCCTTG GCACTTTCGTTACACAAGTGTCAACCACGGACGCCGACATAGGCGTGAACGCGGAAGTGACGTACCGCTTGGATGATTCGCCACAAAGTGCTTGGTTAGATATTAATCCCGACTCAGGGCTGATCACAACATC GCGAAGCTTGGACAGTGTCAGTGGATCTAGCTTTACAGTGTTGGTTTGGGCAACGGATAAAGGAACCCCCGCTTTGTCCTCCAACACAACCCTCATGCTTCGAATCAGCGACGCAGTGGATAGCCCGCCAAGATTCGACGTTTCTTCTTACACAGCATCAATATCGGAAGCCTTTGATGTCGGACGCTGCTTTTTAAAG aACCGATATCCCGTTATTCAGATCTAA
- the LOC108951020 gene encoding sialin-like translates to MANQKTIRLKEEPTPGCYIKARYVVTIMAALGSVNLYLLRNSLNIAIISMVGVSNSSVSGDKQNETESLIPSAVVCPQYQTNSTTNEPVSQYQEGEFDWSLVKQGLLLSCYWYGYTVSTFPGAWLAQQFGIRITLGVASLLSAILTFFVPLAARLSFSLLVALRITMGLLQGVTLPTIMQSIGIWSPPCENTRHFALSFTGVASGNVVAFTFAGLIISYFGWECTFYVAGGIGCLWSIAWFLLIHDTPLKHPRISKQELSYITESLSDAASTDGKKASFKTVPWRKMLTSRPYWSTVVPHLAENWTMAITHSWVPQYIAKVLGFSIENVGILSSLPYGLNVFSLLASGFLSDFILMKTKIRKTLLRKVFTTIGMGGTVLSFLILPSFGCNHTFAIVLLCTSYMFVGCNYAGYRVALVDMAPSYSGILYSISNVMTCFVMLFATQIVGVMLGDGSLPYWKTMFYVTSAISAFGLLVFLWFGTCELQPWAKSQEEKAGSEQELTFLEKTQDI, encoded by the exons ATGGCCAACCAGAAAACAATTCGTTTGAAAGAG GAGCCGACGCCTGGCTGCTACATCAAAGCTCGGTATGTTGTCACGATTATGGCAGCTCTGGGTTCAGTTAACCTTTATTTGTTGAGGAATTCATTAAATATTGCCATAATCTCTATGGTTGGTGTAAGCAATTCGTCTGTTAGCGGAGACAAACAAAACGAAACGGAGAGTTTAATACCTTCTGCTGTTGTATGCCCTCAGTACCAAACAAACTCCACAACTAATGAACCTGTTTCACAATATCAA GAAGGCGAGTTTGATTGGTCATTGGTAAAACAAGGTTTACTACTGTCGTGTTATTGGTATGGCTACACCGTCTCTACCTTCCCAGGCGCTTGGCTTGCTCAGCAATTTGGAATCAGAATCACACTTGGTGTGGCATCTTTACTTTCTGCAATATTAACCTTCTTCGTACCATTGGCAGCTCGTCTAAGCTTCAGTTTGCTAGTAGCTTTGAGAATAACAATGGGTCTACTCCAG GGAGTCACTCTGCCAACAATCATGCAGTCGATTGGGATTTGGTCTCCCCCGTGTGAAAATACTCGTCATTTTGCTTTGAGCTTTACTGGAGTAGCATCTGGGAACGTAGTGGCGTTTACTTTTGCCGGTCTTATCATCTCGTATTTTGGATGGGAGTGCACGTTTTATGTGGCAG GTGGTATCGGATGCTTGTGGTCGATTGCTTGGTTTCTATTAATTCACGACACTCCCCTAAAACATCCGAGAATTTCAAAACAGGaattaagttacataacgGAAAGCCTTTCGGATGCCGCGTCGACAGACGGAAAG AAAGccagttttaaaactgtaccATGGCGTAAGATGCTGACGTCTAGGCCGTACTGGTCGACTGTCGTGCCTCATTTAGCTGAAAACTGGACCATGGCAATTACACACAGCTGGGTTCCGCAATATATTGCCAAGGTGTTAGGTTTCAGCATCGAAAAT GTTGGGATTTTATCGTCACTGCCATACGGACTAAATGTGTTCAGTCTACTAGCGAGTGGTTTTCTCTCCGACTTTATCTTAATGAAGACAAAAATACGGAAGACTTTACTTCGAaag GTGTTTACAACTATTGGAATGGGCGGAACAGTCTTGTCGTTTCTAATTTTGCCTTCATTTGGTTGCAACCATACTTTTGCCATCGTGTTGCTGTGTACGTCATACATGTTCGTGGGATGCAATT ATGCCGGGTACCGCGTTGCGCTCGTTGATATGGCACCTTCGTATTCAGGAATCTTGTATTCTATATCGAACGTTATGACCTGCTTTGTGATGTTGTTTGCGACGCAGATAGTAGGAGTTATGCTTGGAGATGGG TCGCTCCCGTACTGGAAAACCATGTTTTATGTGACTTCTGCAATATCTGCATTCGGTCTATTAGTATTTCTTTGGTTCGGGACATGTGAATTGCAGCCATGGGCAAAATCGCAAGAAGAAAAAGCGGGCAGTGAACAAGAATTAACCTTCCTTGAAAAGACACAAgatatatga
- the LOC100176605 gene encoding b(0,+)-type amino acid transporter 1-like, giving the protein MANRKLSRQSSNSAATGLSLFEENEMREISSDDDVNSKQENFELRQSISLAGGVALIAGTMVGSGIFVSPVGVLAGSNGSVGLSLVLWAGCGMIASLASLCYCELGSSIHESGGEYAYLNKEYGSVAAFTFSWTSCIMTRGSGNAASIIVFGNYCAGAFYTGCKPPDVIVKLSSIVILLFLSVLNYVSVSASSKLMQLLTFAKFVAMSVIVVGGMVRLCLGDEVGLNNLNNAFRQEDMAGIGFSQIGLALYQGLWSYEGWNNLNYITEEVKNPKRNLPLAIGISLPLVTSFYILVNISYFAVLTPTEMLASDAVAITWGYRVLGSAGWIMPLSVCLSVIGAVHGSFLTGGRLPFVAARRGHLPQILAMASTNYYSPATSIIFTTILTIIFLIPNDFDTLLNAFSFTVWLFYGSSIAGVIVLRITHPDMPRPYRVPILIPVIMVVIALYLIIAPLIDSPDILILYAAIFIMIAPFVFYICVHKKIHLPGLDRLTVLLQQFLEVAPTDWDKMS; this is encoded by the exons ATGGCGAATAGGAAACTATCACGACAATCGTCTAACTCAGCAGCTACCGGACTCTCATTATTTGAGGAAAACGAGATGAGGGAGATTTCATCCGATGATGATGTAAACAGTAAGCAAGAAAACTTTGAACTAAGACAAAGCATCAGTTTGGCTGGAGGCGTCGCTCTAATAGCAGGGACGATGGTTGGGTCAGGAATATTTGTTTCCCCTGTTGGTGTGCTTGCTGGGTCAAACGGAAGTGTTGGGTTAAGCTTAGTTCTGTGGGCTGGGTGTGGTATGATAGCGAGTTTGGCATCGCTGTGTTATTGCGAGTTGGGTTCAAGCATCCACGAGTCCGGAGGCGAATATGCGTATCTAAATAAAGAGTATGGTTCAGTCGCTGCTTTCACGTTTTCATGGACTTCTTGCATCATGACAAGAGGTTCTGGTAACGCAGCAAGTATCATCGTATTTGGAAACTACTGTGCGGGAGCTTTCTACACAGGATGCAAGCCACCAGATGTTATAGTaaag TTGTCATCGATAGTTATTCTGCTTTTCCTCTCGGTATTGAACTATGTCAGCGTATCTGCTTCATCCAAGTTGATGCAGCTGCTTACTTTTGCAAAATTCGTTGCTATGTCGGTGATAGTAGTGGGTGGTATGGTAAGACTCTGCCTCGGAGACGAAGTTGGACTGAACAACCTAAATAATGCCTTTCGACAAGAAGATATGGCTGGCATTGGGTTTTCTCAGATCGGCTTGGCATTATACCAAGGCTTATGGTCATACGAAGGTTGGAATAACCTCAACTACATTACAGAAGAAGTGAAGAACCCGAAGAGAAATCTTCCGCTTGCTATAGGAATCTCTTTACCGTTGGTCACATCGTTCTATATTCTCGtcaatatttcatattttgcgG TCCTTACGCCGACGGAAATGCTTGCATCAGATGCAGTAGCAATTACATGGGGTTACCGTGTGTTAGGCTCTGCTGGTTGGATCATGCCACTTTCAGTTTGTCTCTCGGTTATCGGTGCCGTCCATGGTAGTTTTCTAACAGGCGGAAGGCTCCCGTTTGTCGCTGCAAGACGAGGCCATTTACCTCAG ATACTTGCTATGGCTAGTACAAACTATTACAGCCCAGCGACCTCCATCATTTTCACGACAATCCTGACTATTATATTTCTAATTCCCAACGACTTCGATACTCTATTGAACGCATTCAGTTTCACAGTCTGGTTGTTTTACGGTTCCAGCATAGCAGGAGTCATCGTACTAAGAATAACTCATCCAGATATGCCGAGACCATACAGG gTGCCAATCTTGATACCAGTTATAATGGTAGTGATCGCTTTATATTTGATAATCGCCCCTCTGATTGACAGTCCTGATATATTAATTCTGTATGCCGCCATCTTCATAATGATTGCACCCTTCGTGTTTTACATTTGCGTGCACAAGAAGATACATCTTCCAGGTTTGGACAGGCTGACTGTACTACTGCAGCAGTTTCTCGAAGTAGCACCGACAGATTGGGACAAAATGTCTTGA
- the LOC100175050 gene encoding protocadherin-16-like isoform X1 codes for MGHVLKYAEIKAPNHKLALTYWLLGVVVLFQHTIQCQAQESVVLNFTVLENATVGTEVGRLAAIEQSGYYITSEESNPFIVYFDRVVVENQGIIRTIKELDHETHSSFDVAIYDSIANQYFEVQILVTDVNDHAPTFNQGELSLIISEASQVGAKYNLGTATDPDSDPYNVQGYKLLSGVQDQAFRLNNRHINGQVYVDLIVNRTLNREHVSNYSFTVEAFDGDVPPRTGTLQVHISISDVNDNPPIFDLSRYTVMLKENAAVGTDVITLNATDEDTGLNALITYRIDRTQSDPNAVFEIESENGRIYLNKQLDFEQKVLHKLVVEAVDNGSQPQVGSTVVIVEIGDVNDNKPQINVIFLDAGEAKVSEGAQPGDYIARVSVSDPDLGELSHVNVTLDGGNGRFGLQMENSVIYLVCVKERLDRETQSSYHITLTAVDFGSPPQSTSTSFTLTVEDVNDNPPKFASDLVEVELSQNSFLGTFVTQVSTTDADIGVNAEVTYRLDDSPQSAWLDINPDSGLITTSRSLDSVSGSSFTVLVWATDKGTPALSSNTTLMLRISDAVDSPPRFDVSSYTASISEAFDVGRCFLKVVSRSFVSN; via the exons ATGGGTCATGTTCTGAAATATGCTGAAATCAAAGCACCCAATCATAAACTCGCATTGACATATTGGCTGTTGGGGGTTGTTGTGTTATTTCAACACACCATTCAGTGCCAAGCACAGGAATCTGTTGTCCTGAATTTCACTGTATTGGAAAATGCAACTGTGGGTACTGAAGTGGGTAGACTTGCAGCAATTGAGCAAAGTGGATATTACATTACTTCGGAAGAAAGCAATCCTTTTATAGTGTATTTTGACCGGGTTGTTGTGGAAAATCAAGGAATTATTCGAACGATAAAAGAGCTTGACCATGAAACTCACAGCTCATTTGATGTTGCAATCTATGACAGCATTGCAAATCAGTATTTTGAG GTACAAATTCTTGTGACGGATGTAAATGACCATGCGCCAACATTTAATCAGGGAGAGCTGAGTCTTATTATATCTGAAGCTAGTCAAGTTGGTGCCAAGTACAATTTGGGAACTGCAACTGACCCGGACTCGGACCCATACAATGTGCAGGGATATAAACTCTTGTCAGGGGTGCAGGACCAAGCATTTCGGTTAAACAATCGACATATAAACGGACAGGTGTATGTGGATTTAATTGTCAATCGGACGTTAAACAGAGAACATGTGTCAAATTACTCATTTACTGTTGAGGCCTTTGATGGTGATGTACCGCCCAGAACTGGAACTCTGCAGGTTCATATCAGTATCTCTGATGTAAATGACAATCCTCCTATATTTGACTTGAGTCGATATACAGTAATGTTGAAGGAGAATGCAGCAGTTGGTACAGATGTGATTACCCTTAATGCTACAGATGAGGACACAGGGTTAAACGCTTTGATCACATACCGCATTGACCGAACCCAGAGTGATCCAAATGCAGTATTTGAGATCGAGAGTGAAAATGGGCGGATCTACCTCAACAAACAGCTTGATTTTGAGCAAAAAGTTCTTCATAAGTTGGTAGTGGAAGCTGTGGATAATGGTTCGCAACCCCAAGTTGGCTCCACAGTTGTCATTGTTGAAATTGGTGATGTAAATGACAACAAACCACAAATTAATGTCATTTTTCTCGATGCTGGGGAAGCAAAG GTGTCAGAGGGAGCACAGCCGGGTGATTACATAGCCAGGGTGTCCGTCTCAGATCCGGACCTCGGTGAATTGAGCCACGTTAATGTCACTCTGGACGGTGGAAATGGAAG GTTTGGGCTGCAGATGGAAAACAGTGTGATATATCTGGTTTGCGTGAAAGAGCGATTAGACAGAGAAACTCAATCATCGTATCATATTACGTTGACTGCCGTCGATTTTGGCAG CCCTCCCCAATCGACGTCTACATCGTTCACGTTGACAGTTGAAGATGTAAACGACAATCCACCTAAGTTTGCAAGTGATCTGGTAGAGGTCGAACTTTCGCAAAATTCTTTCCTTG GCACTTTCGTTACACAAGTGTCAACCACGGACGCCGACATAGGCGTGAACGCGGAAGTGACGTACCGCTTGGATGATTCGCCACAAAGTGCTTGGTTAGATATTAATCCCGACTCAGGGCTGATCACAACATC GCGAAGCTTGGACAGTGTCAGTGGATCTAGCTTTACAGTGTTGGTTTGGGCAACGGATAAAGGAACCCCCGCTTTGTCCTCCAACACAACCCTCATGCTTCGAATCAGCGACGCAGTGGATAGCCCGCCAAGATTCGACGTTTCTTCTTACACAGCATCAATATCGGAAGCCTTTGATGTCGGACGCTGCTTTTTAAAGGTAGTTTCTAGATCCTTTGTTAGTAACTGA